In Halomonas alkalicola, the following proteins share a genomic window:
- a CDS encoding response regulator transcription factor encodes MAKVVVVDDEPNIVLSLEFLMQQAGFEVVTAEDGESALARVAEGTPDLVLLDISLPGISGFDVLERLRADPGHARLPIIMLTAHGREVEREKGLALGADDYITKPFSTQALVDKVKALLAEVS; translated from the coding sequence ATGGCCAAGGTCGTGGTGGTGGACGATGAACCCAACATCGTCCTGTCGCTGGAGTTCCTGATGCAGCAGGCAGGTTTCGAGGTGGTCACCGCCGAGGATGGCGAGAGCGCCCTGGCGCGGGTGGCCGAGGGCACCCCGGACCTGGTCCTGCTGGATATCAGCCTGCCGGGTATCAGCGGCTTCGACGTGCTGGAACGCCTGCGCGCCGATCCCGGCCACGCCCGCCTGCCGATCATCATGCTCACCGCCCACGGACGCGAGGTGGAGCGCGAGAAGGGACTGGCGCTGGGCGCCGACGATTACATCACCAAACCCTTCTCCACCCAGGCGCTGGTCGACAAGGTCAAGGCGCTGCTCGCCGAGGTCTCCTGA
- a CDS encoding 3'-5' exonuclease has product MARRLSGLPRRQRLIGLWLLLSGISVFGGATFALWLDTLFQPQGLARLVLWLGCFSGGGTIFLVGLLLERQLFTPLRHLQVQLARLVANPDAREDYPPEGWLRALGPDLVRVRDAWRADRGRLATAHAEGARSAARIRQELETLLQVLDTPLLLCDQHRRVLLFNQAAETLFEDHHGLGLGKRLESLLPATSLQDALGQLPRDGSPREVLVPCDERWLRAVLRRVPGSHGETLLTLSDTTAAWTSEMGARAELLDSLPRLRRHSASLTSAADALSSLGNASGEMRQRLERVIDEESQSLGQDIEQLAALVEQMQHEGERLVPLWSNDLWQALNERRNGQVTVVPVGMPAWFKGDATALLVLLGSLIDSLQQQRSPQGLEGEVCLGNKRVYLDLIWRGAPLSERQLTEWQQQRLDDLPLSPRVADVLRQHASDAWSLADDDGVHARLRLPLPATERVGAPRPATEPRPEFHDFGIAELPPPDAELAARPLRALEVVAFDTETTGLELRRGDTVISIGACRVVNARLLASEVFDMRVDPGKPIPPASTAIHGITDADVAGAPPLPVVLPRFRDYVGDAVILAHNAAFDLLALQPPGAGVTLDMPVLDTLLISRALDASLDGHDLDSLAERYGLSFPPGTRHTALGDARVTAELWLALLPRLEARGIETLEQALALQNSALTKEDACAS; this is encoded by the coding sequence ATGGCTCGACGTCTCTCCGGGCTGCCCCGCCGCCAGCGGTTGATCGGCCTCTGGCTGCTGCTCAGCGGCATCAGCGTCTTCGGCGGCGCCACCTTCGCCCTGTGGCTCGACACCCTCTTCCAACCCCAGGGACTGGCCCGCCTGGTGCTGTGGCTGGGCTGCTTCTCGGGCGGCGGCACTATCTTCCTGGTCGGCCTGCTGCTGGAGCGCCAGCTGTTCACCCCGCTGCGCCACCTGCAGGTGCAGCTCGCGCGCCTGGTGGCCAACCCCGACGCCCGGGAGGACTACCCCCCCGAGGGCTGGCTGCGGGCGCTGGGCCCCGATCTGGTGAGGGTGCGCGATGCCTGGCGGGCCGACCGCGGCCGCCTGGCCACTGCCCACGCCGAAGGCGCGCGCAGCGCCGCCCGCATCCGCCAGGAGCTCGAGACCCTGCTCCAGGTGCTCGACACCCCGCTGCTGCTTTGCGACCAGCACCGTCGGGTGCTGCTCTTCAACCAAGCGGCCGAGACACTCTTCGAGGATCATCACGGGCTGGGGCTGGGCAAGCGTCTCGAGAGCCTGCTGCCCGCCACCAGCCTCCAGGATGCCCTGGGCCAGCTGCCCCGTGACGGCTCGCCGCGGGAGGTGCTGGTGCCCTGTGACGAGCGCTGGCTGCGCGCCGTGCTGCGCCGGGTGCCCGGCAGCCATGGCGAGACCCTGCTCACCCTGAGCGATACCACCGCCGCCTGGACCAGCGAGATGGGTGCCCGCGCCGAGCTGCTCGACAGCCTGCCCCGCCTGCGCCGCCACAGCGCCAGCCTGACCAGCGCGGCCGATGCCCTGAGCTCCCTGGGCAATGCCTCGGGGGAGATGCGCCAGCGCCTCGAGCGGGTGATCGACGAAGAGAGCCAGTCCCTCGGCCAGGACATCGAGCAGCTCGCCGCCCTGGTGGAACAGATGCAGCACGAGGGCGAACGGCTGGTGCCGCTATGGTCCAACGACCTGTGGCAGGCCCTCAACGAGCGTCGCAACGGCCAGGTCACGGTGGTGCCGGTCGGCATGCCCGCCTGGTTCAAGGGCGACGCCACGGCGCTGCTGGTGCTGCTGGGCTCCCTGATCGACAGCCTCCAGCAGCAGCGCAGCCCGCAGGGTCTCGAGGGCGAAGTCTGCCTGGGCAATAAGCGGGTCTACCTGGACCTGATCTGGCGCGGGGCACCGCTCAGCGAGCGCCAGCTCACCGAGTGGCAGCAGCAGCGCCTCGACGACCTGCCGCTCTCGCCGCGGGTCGCCGACGTGCTGCGCCAGCATGCAAGCGACGCCTGGAGCCTGGCCGATGACGACGGCGTGCATGCCCGCCTGCGCCTGCCGCTGCCCGCCACCGAGCGGGTCGGGGCGCCGCGCCCGGCCACCGAGCCGCGTCCGGAGTTCCACGACTTCGGCATCGCCGAGCTGCCCCCGCCGGACGCCGAGCTCGCGGCCCGCCCGCTGCGGGCCCTGGAGGTAGTGGCCTTCGACACCGAGACCACCGGCCTGGAACTGCGGCGCGGCGACACCGTGATCAGCATCGGCGCCTGCCGGGTCGTCAACGCCCGGCTGCTGGCCAGCGAGGTGTTCGACATGCGGGTCGATCCCGGCAAGCCGATCCCCCCGGCCAGCACCGCGATCCACGGCATCACCGACGCCGACGTGGCGGGCGCCCCGCCGCTGCCGGTGGTGCTGCCGCGCTTTCGCGACTACGTGGGCGACGCGGTGATCCTCGCCCACAACGCCGCCTTCGACCTGCTCGCCCTGCAGCCGCCGGGGGCCGGCGTGACCCTCGACATGCCGGTGCTCGACACACTGCTGATCTCGCGGGCCCTGGATGCCAGCCTGGATGGCCACGACCTCGACAGCCTGGCCGAGCGCTACGGACTGAGTTTCCCGCCGGGCACGCGGCATACCGCCCTGGGCGACGCCCGGGTCACCGCCGAGCTGTGGCTGGCCCTGCTGCCACGCCTGGAGGCCCGCGGCATCGAGACCCTGGAGCAGGCGCTGGCCCTGCAGAACAGCGCCCTGACCAAGGAGGATGCCTGCGCCTCATGA
- a CDS encoding ATP-binding protein has protein sequence MRTDAVVLSVAFGYLALLFVIAAWGDRRAEQGRSLIGSPTVYALSIAVYCTAWTFYGSVGRAAQYGPSFLLIYLGPTLAMLLAPFLIRKMVRIASAQRITSIADFISARYGKSSSLGALVALIALIGITPYITLQLKAITVSHAVLVNYPQAPELSIAEEAFWVDKSFWVALVLAVFIILFGTRHLDASERHEGMVAAIAFESLIKLLAFLTVGLFVVFGLFHGPGDLFAQVAASPDLVGAMGLDAIPGGASGWMGMLVLAFLAFIALPRQFQVLVVENVDERHIKRATWLFPLYLLAINLFVIPIALAGMLLSAGDPDSYVLTLPLSAGFEGLPLLVFIGGLSAATSMVIVETIALSTMVSNQLIMPLLLRTRRLHLSSRGELAGWLLGIRRVAIVLILLLGYLYHALIGDSYSLVTIGLVSFAAACQFAPAMLIGMYWRGATGRGAALGLIAGTLIWAWTLLIPGFAQSGWLDDAFLSAGPFGLAWLRPYALFGLEGWDIYSHSLLWSLTANVGLLVGVSLFTRQTPLEQTQAALFTEAMHPSLMETSLWHGQTTRGELRSLLDRYLGANATARVFTGYPGEEPTNDQPAPPELIARAEQALSGALGNASARVLINSVVRGEALDLESILSILDTTSETLEVNRRLEQKSEELARASEELRAANERLRELDRLKDEFVAMVSHELRTPLTSIRAFAEILRDSGDLPEEKRVHFLNVVVKESQRLSRLIEEILDLARLESGRLTLNPQKLDLVELTRHSVDAVHHMQENRGVALGVRIEVETAAVVGDPDRLEQVIINLLDNAGKSADDADPRVLLRLARHKNHYRLAVEDNGPGIADDERERVFEKFHQIQRPGESPEKSRGRPRGSGLGLPISRGIVAHLGGRLWVEDAPTLGGACLIMELPEAPKA, from the coding sequence ATGAGGACCGATGCCGTGGTGCTGAGCGTCGCCTTCGGCTACCTGGCGCTGCTCTTCGTGATCGCCGCCTGGGGCGACCGCCGCGCCGAGCAGGGCCGCTCGCTGATCGGCTCGCCGACGGTGTATGCCCTCTCCATCGCGGTCTACTGCACCGCCTGGACCTTCTACGGCAGCGTCGGCCGGGCCGCCCAGTATGGCCCCAGCTTCCTGCTCATCTACCTGGGCCCGACCCTGGCCATGCTGCTGGCGCCCTTCCTGATCCGCAAGATGGTGCGCATCGCCAGCGCCCAGCGCATCACCTCCATCGCCGACTTCATCAGCGCCCGCTACGGCAAGAGCTCGAGCCTCGGCGCCCTGGTGGCGCTGATCGCGCTGATCGGCATCACCCCCTACATCACCCTGCAGCTCAAGGCGATCACCGTCAGCCATGCGGTGCTGGTCAACTATCCCCAGGCGCCGGAGCTGAGCATCGCCGAGGAGGCGTTCTGGGTCGACAAGTCCTTCTGGGTCGCCCTGGTGCTGGCGGTGTTCATCATCCTCTTCGGTACCCGCCACCTGGACGCCAGCGAACGCCACGAGGGCATGGTGGCGGCCATCGCCTTCGAGTCGCTGATCAAGCTGCTCGCCTTCCTTACGGTGGGCCTGTTCGTGGTCTTCGGGCTCTTCCACGGCCCGGGCGACCTCTTCGCCCAGGTGGCGGCGAGCCCCGACCTGGTGGGGGCGATGGGGCTCGACGCCATTCCCGGCGGCGCCAGCGGCTGGATGGGTATGCTGGTGCTGGCCTTCCTGGCCTTCATCGCCCTGCCCCGCCAGTTCCAGGTGCTGGTGGTGGAGAACGTCGACGAACGCCACATCAAGCGCGCCACCTGGCTCTTTCCGCTCTACCTGCTGGCCATCAACCTGTTCGTGATCCCCATCGCCCTGGCCGGCATGCTGCTCTCCGCCGGCGACCCGGACAGCTACGTGCTGACCCTGCCGCTCTCGGCGGGCTTCGAGGGGCTGCCGCTGCTGGTCTTCATCGGCGGCCTGTCGGCGGCCACCAGCATGGTGATCGTGGAGACCATCGCGCTCTCCACCATGGTCAGCAACCAGCTGATCATGCCGCTGCTGCTGCGCACCCGGCGACTCCACCTGAGCAGCCGCGGCGAGCTGGCCGGCTGGCTGCTGGGCATTCGCCGGGTCGCCATCGTGCTGATCCTGCTGCTGGGTTACCTCTACCATGCCCTGATCGGCGACTCCTACAGCCTGGTGACCATCGGCCTGGTCTCCTTCGCCGCCGCCTGCCAGTTCGCCCCGGCGATGCTGATCGGCATGTACTGGCGCGGCGCCACCGGTCGCGGCGCCGCCCTGGGGCTGATCGCCGGCACCCTGATCTGGGCCTGGACCCTGCTGATCCCGGGCTTCGCCCAGTCGGGGTGGCTGGACGACGCCTTCCTGAGCGCGGGCCCCTTCGGCCTCGCGTGGCTGAGGCCCTACGCCCTGTTCGGCCTGGAGGGCTGGGACATCTACTCCCACTCCCTGCTGTGGAGCCTGACCGCCAACGTCGGCCTGCTGGTGGGCGTCTCGCTGTTCACCCGGCAGACCCCGCTGGAGCAGACCCAGGCGGCGCTGTTCACCGAGGCGATGCACCCGAGCCTGATGGAGACCTCGCTGTGGCACGGCCAGACCACCCGGGGCGAGCTGCGCTCCCTGCTCGACCGCTACCTGGGCGCCAACGCCACCGCCCGGGTCTTCACCGGCTATCCAGGCGAGGAACCCACCAACGACCAGCCGGCCCCGCCGGAGCTGATCGCCCGGGCCGAGCAGGCGCTCTCCGGGGCGCTGGGAAATGCCTCGGCTCGCGTGCTGATCAACTCCGTGGTGCGCGGCGAGGCGCTGGACCTGGAATCGATACTGAGCATCCTCGACACCACCTCGGAAACCCTGGAGGTCAACCGCCGCCTGGAGCAGAAGTCCGAGGAGCTGGCCCGGGCCAGCGAGGAGCTGCGCGCCGCCAACGAGCGCCTGCGCGAGCTGGATCGCCTCAAGGACGAGTTCGTGGCCATGGTCAGCCATGAGCTGCGCACCCCGCTCACCTCGATCCGCGCCTTCGCCGAGATCCTGCGCGACAGCGGCGACCTGCCCGAGGAGAAGCGGGTCCACTTCCTGAACGTGGTGGTCAAGGAGAGCCAGCGGCTGTCGCGGCTGATCGAGGAGATCCTCGACCTGGCTCGCCTTGAGAGCGGCCGGCTGACCCTCAACCCGCAGAAGCTGGACCTGGTGGAGCTGACCCGCCACAGCGTGGATGCCGTGCACCATATGCAGGAGAACCGCGGGGTGGCGCTGGGGGTACGCATCGAGGTCGAGACGGCGGCGGTGGTGGGCGACCCGGATCGCCTGGAGCAGGTGATCATCAACCTGCTGGACAACGCCGGCAAGTCCGCCGACGACGCTGACCCGCGGGTGCTACTGCGCCTAGCCCGCCACAAGAACCATTACCGCCTGGCGGTGGAGGACAACGGCCCCGGCATCGCCGACGACGAGCGCGAGCGGGTGTTCGAGAAGTTCCACCAGATCCAGCGCCCCGGCGAAAGCCCCGAGAAGAGCCGTGGGCGCCCGCGCGGCAGCGGCCTGGGGCTGCCCATCAGCCGCGGCATCGTCGCCCACCTGGGCGGCCGGCTGTGGGTCGAGGACGCCCCCACCCTGGGCGGCGCTTGCCTGATCATGGAGCTGCCCGAGGCGCCCAAGGCCTAA
- a CDS encoding DUF294 nucleotidyltransferase-like domain-containing protein has product MRLLHRASSWRSLFAHEEHPDPARLPPLLAPLRDALAELGPAPTLPEAHAWQPRLAEALMRLDLPAWRISQLISDHNDWLYRRAIQLALSEMEGQGWGTPPVPYCVIVMGSGARQESLLGPDQDNGMIIADYPDSRHTEVDGYFQVLGERFTDRLDQAGIPLCSGHVMARWPMWRKRLSEWSEQLAIWTAGRRVKRVQQANILLDFRAVHGEGTLAEALADRVARLMPQAGLFLDEMGALLDELPVALDRFGRLSGSLDGAPHERAINLKQQAVLPLVAAVRLLSLRHGVREVDTRERLAVLVLKEALSAETSRALTAALERLQGLLLEEQCRGVRSGRGADGWVDLSRLGEDQRLLLRHDLQQIRALKRRARRG; this is encoded by the coding sequence ATGCGCCTGCTTCACCGTGCCTCCTCGTGGCGTTCGCTGTTCGCCCACGAGGAGCATCCCGACCCTGCGCGGCTGCCGCCGCTGCTGGCCCCGCTGCGCGACGCCCTTGCCGAGCTGGGCCCGGCGCCGACCCTGCCCGAGGCCCACGCCTGGCAGCCTCGCCTGGCGGAGGCGCTGATGCGCCTCGACCTCCCCGCCTGGCGCATCAGCCAGCTGATCAGCGACCACAATGACTGGCTCTACCGGCGCGCCATCCAGCTGGCCCTGAGCGAGATGGAGGGACAGGGGTGGGGCACGCCGCCGGTGCCCTACTGCGTCATCGTGATGGGCTCCGGGGCTCGCCAGGAGAGCCTGCTCGGCCCCGACCAGGACAACGGCATGATCATTGCCGACTATCCGGACAGCCGCCACACCGAGGTCGACGGCTATTTCCAGGTGCTGGGCGAGCGCTTCACCGACCGGCTGGACCAGGCCGGTATCCCGCTGTGCAGCGGCCATGTGATGGCGCGCTGGCCCATGTGGCGCAAGCGGCTCTCGGAATGGAGCGAGCAGCTGGCTATCTGGACCGCCGGGCGACGGGTCAAGCGGGTGCAGCAGGCCAACATCCTGCTCGACTTCCGGGCCGTGCATGGGGAGGGCACGCTGGCGGAGGCACTGGCCGACCGCGTGGCGCGGCTGATGCCCCAGGCCGGGCTCTTCCTGGACGAGATGGGCGCGCTGCTCGACGAGCTGCCGGTGGCCCTGGACCGCTTCGGTCGACTCTCGGGGTCACTCGACGGGGCGCCCCATGAGCGGGCGATCAACCTCAAGCAGCAGGCGGTGCTGCCGCTGGTGGCCGCCGTCCGCTTGCTCTCGCTGCGCCATGGGGTGCGCGAGGTCGACACCCGGGAGCGGCTGGCGGTGCTGGTGCTGAAGGAGGCGCTTTCCGCCGAGACCAGTCGCGCCCTGACCGCGGCGCTGGAGCGCCTGCAGGGGCTGCTGCTGGAGGAGCAGTGCCGGGGCGTCAGGTCGGGACGCGGCGCCGATGGCTGGGTCGACCTGTCGCGCCTCGGCGAGGACCAGCGCCTGCTGCTGCGCCATGACCTGCAGCAGATCAGGGCCCTGAAGCGTCGCGCCAGGCGAGGTTAG
- a CDS encoding HlyU family transcriptional regulator: protein MLKKLLSGLFGGGEKAPGSAPAAEPVAYKGYQIISEPADQGGQYRVSGWIRKPGEDGEVQEHRFERSDMVPGREACDQLMVSKAQRFIDEVGEGMFRPR, encoded by the coding sequence ATGCTGAAGAAATTGCTGTCCGGGCTGTTCGGCGGCGGCGAGAAGGCGCCGGGCAGCGCGCCGGCCGCCGAACCGGTGGCCTACAAGGGCTACCAGATCATCTCCGAGCCCGCCGACCAGGGCGGCCAGTACCGGGTCAGCGGCTGGATCCGCAAGCCCGGGGAGGACGGCGAGGTGCAGGAGCACCGCTTCGAACGCTCCGACATGGTGCCCGGCCGCGAGGCCTGCGACCAGCTGATGGTCAGCAAGGCGCAGCGCTTCATCGACGAGGTGGGCGAGGGGATGTTCCGGCCCCGCTGA